The following are from one region of the Plasmodium gaboni strain SY75 chromosome 12, whole genome shotgun sequence genome:
- a CDS encoding putative histone chaperone ASF1, with product MSEVNVTKVIVNNPICDILDPFVFTIEFEALNKLEADLEWKIFYISAVNNEGESNQDIELDNIFLGPIERGVMMFDYAVNPPDYKNMDIDSVLGLQAILISANYKEKEFIRIAYYMNSFYKDMELRENPPVVPQYDKICRHIFVENPRIVKFSIGWDSEEKDEFKEFDKEIEKIELLNCTQIKGENENNSNITNQSTQGNFVLSNNDPNNNNNNPSITSSMIFNSNIVNNNFNQNNFLKNNELSSDLDKCEIFNANINGISRITIDNKNS from the exons atgtcTGAAGTAAATGTAACAAAAGTTATTGTAAATAATCCTATATGTGATATATTAGATCCTTTTGTTTTTACTATTGAATTTGAAGCTTTGAATAAATTAGAAGCAGATTTGGAATggaaaattttttatatatcagCTGTAAATAATGAAGGAGAAAGTAATCAAGATATTGAATTAGATAACATTTTCCTAGGACCAATTGAGAGAGGAGTTATGATGTTTGATTATGCAGTAAATCCCCCTGACTATAAAAAT ATGGATATTGATAGCGTTTTGGGACTTCAAGCTATTTTGATATCGGCAAATTACAAAGAAAAGGAATTTATTAGAATAgcatattatatgaattcATTTTACAAAGATATGGAATTAAGAGAGAATCCTCCTGTAGTTCCAcaatatgataaaatatgtCGTCATATATTTGTTGAAAACCCTAGAATTGTAAAATTTAGTATAGGTTGGGATTCTGAAGAAAAAGATGAATTTAAAGAATTTGATAAAgaaattgaaaaaattgAATTACTTAATTGTACACAAATTAAAGgtgaaaatgaaaataattcaaatataaCTAATCAATCTACACAAGGAAATTTTGTTCTTTCCAATAATGATcctaataataataataacaatcCTAGTATTACTTCAAGTATGATTTTTAATAGTAATattgtaaataataatttcaatcaaaataatttcttaaaaaataatgaattGTCATCTGATTTAGACAAATGTGAAATTTTTAATGCAAATATAAATGGAATTAGTAGAATTACAATTGACAATAAAAACTCTTAA
- a CDS encoding putative cytochrome c heme lyase: MQNLSPTCTFNKNEEKIKCPSSTKLECSDGTKIIQHEINERNMMPEIPNVSLTDENDFIFNKKRHVSSIPKNNNEYWVYPSSQQFYNSLIRKNKDIDKNYIDAVVSVHNEVNEESWKQILKYEHMHKRNCTDITLHRFLGKFDDLSIKARFRSIFSSMGRPFDRHDWYVNRCGTQVKYILDYYNDESINDDKNIYIDVRPAMNSFSNVWDRLRYPFYEFYFKYIKKDELFK, translated from the exons ATGCAGAATTTAAGTCCAACATGTACTTTcaataaaaatgaagaaaagATAAAATGCCCATCTTCAACAAAATTGGAATGTTCAGATGGAACGAAAATTATACAACATG AAATTAACGAAAGAAATATGATGCCCGAGATTCCCAATGTTTCCTTAACAGATGAAAatgattttatatttaataaaaaaagacaCGTTTCTTCAATTccaaaaaataataacgAATATTGGGTTTATCCTTCATCTCAacaattttataattcattaataagaaaaaataaagatatagATAAGAATTATATTGATGCTGTCGTTAGTGTTCACAATGAAGTTAATGAAGAATCATGGAAACAAATTCTTAAATATGAGCATATGCATAAAAg GAATTGCACAGATATAACTCTACATCGATTTCTTGGTAAATTCGATGATTTATCAATAAAGGCAAGATTTAGAAGTATATTTTCAAG TATGGGAAGGCCTTTTGATAGACACGATTGGTATGTTAATAGATGTGGTACGCaagtaaaatatatcttggattattataatgatgaaTCAATAAACGATGACAAAAAT atatatattgatGTTAGACCAGCCATGAATAGCTTTTCAAATGTCTGGGACAGATTGCGTTACCCCTTTTATGAGTTCTactttaaatatataaaaaaagatgaactatttaaataa